A genomic stretch from Thermodesulfobacteriota bacterium includes:
- the infC gene encoding translation initiation factor IF-3 codes for MRGSRGSSREPEVRINQRIRAREVRLIGEDGQQLGVVPIKEALAMSEERGVDLVEVAANANPPVCRMMDFGKYKYELKKQANAKKQKTHTIKEIKFRPNIGGHDLDVKIGRIREFLEDENKAKIRIFFRGREIVHPEIGRALANKILERVADIGGIDMPPKLEGKNLIMVISPKKSTGQGGKDNAKNEGKD; via the coding sequence GTGAGGGGTTCAAGAGGAAGCAGCAGAGAGCCCGAAGTCAGGATTAACCAGAGGATAAGGGCCAGGGAAGTGCGTCTGATCGGCGAAGACGGCCAGCAGCTCGGGGTAGTACCTATAAAAGAGGCGCTCGCGATGTCCGAGGAAAGGGGCGTGGATCTCGTCGAAGTCGCCGCCAACGCCAATCCTCCGGTATGCCGGATGATGGACTTCGGCAAATATAAATACGAGCTGAAAAAACAGGCGAATGCCAAGAAACAGAAAACGCATACGATAAAAGAAATAAAGTTTCGTCCCAACATAGGCGGCCACGATCTCGACGTAAAGATCGGCCGCATCAGGGAATTTCTGGAGGACGAAAACAAGGCGAAGATAAGGATATTTTTCAGGGGCAGGGAAATAGTTCATCCCGAAATCGGCCGGGCGCTCGCGAACAAGATACTCGAACGCGTTGCGGACATAGGCGGAATCGACATGCCCCCGAAGCTCGAAGGCAAGAATTTGATAATGGTTATTTCACCAAAGAAAAGCACTGGACAAGGTGGGAAAGACAATGCCAAAAATGAAGGTAAAGACTAA
- a CDS encoding aminotransferase class I/II-fold pyridoxal phosphate-dependent enzyme, which translates to MAVSYPFSSKISHFVPPKQWASMRIARDLEKKTGTKIIHFEKGDYQGPDFYTPDHVLEATIQALKDGYVRYDPGPGLPELREAIAAETSKFGRKTKPEEVIVTAGAKHALTMSLLTFLEEGDEVIFPNPGYPPDEVWAKYVRANIKHVPLTKPDWQFDLEKLEALITPKTKLLIINTPQRPNGHLVENPEAIAEMCFRHPNLMVISDEIFSHVTFDKPHKTIAAVPGMEDRTIVIDTFSKTYAMTGWRIGWAVAPVPVIDKLSIFLQDSITNVAAFIQKAAYAAMSGPQDWTVEKTALLKKKRDRMVAGLNSVPGVKCDSPDGAFYAFADITSTGYTSQEYTDKLVETAGVAVVAGTAFGSQGEGYIRVTYACSDEDIDEGINRMKEANLVK; encoded by the coding sequence ATGGCAGTTTCATACCCGTTCAGTTCCAAGATAAGCCACTTCGTGCCGCCCAAACAGTGGGCCAGCATGAGAATCGCCCGCGATCTCGAGAAAAAGACAGGCACGAAGATCATTCATTTCGAGAAAGGCGACTATCAGGGTCCGGACTTCTACACCCCCGACCACGTGCTCGAAGCCACGATTCAGGCGCTCAAGGACGGATACGTAAGGTACGACCCGGGGCCGGGCCTGCCCGAGCTCAGGGAGGCCATAGCGGCCGAAACCTCCAAGTTCGGCAGAAAGACGAAGCCCGAAGAGGTCATAGTCACGGCGGGGGCGAAGCACGCGCTCACCATGTCGCTCCTCACCTTCCTCGAAGAAGGGGACGAAGTCATTTTCCCGAACCCCGGTTATCCGCCGGACGAAGTTTGGGCAAAATACGTAAGGGCGAACATAAAACACGTGCCGCTGACGAAGCCCGACTGGCAGTTCGACCTCGAAAAGCTGGAAGCGCTGATAACGCCGAAAACGAAGCTCCTCATCATCAACACCCCGCAGAGGCCGAACGGCCACCTCGTCGAGAACCCCGAGGCGATAGCCGAGATGTGCTTCAGGCACCCGAACCTCATGGTCATATCCGACGAGATATTCTCTCACGTAACGTTCGACAAGCCGCACAAGACGATCGCGGCGGTCCCCGGAATGGAAGACCGGACCATCGTGATAGACACGTTCTCCAAAACATACGCCATGACCGGGTGGAGAATAGGCTGGGCCGTAGCTCCCGTTCCGGTTATCGACAAGCTCTCGATATTCCTCCAGGATTCGATAACAAACGTCGCCGCTTTCATACAGAAGGCCGCGTACGCCGCAATGAGCGGGCCCCAGGACTGGACTGTCGAGAAGACCGCTCTTCTCAAGAAGAAGCGCGACAGGATGGTCGCCGGGCTCAACTCCGTTCCGGGCGTAAAGTGCGACTCTCCCGACGGTGCGTTCTACGCCTTCGCCGACATCACGAGCACGGGCTACACGTCGCAGGAATACACCGACAAGCTCGTAGAGACCGCGGGAGTCGCCGTAGTCGCCGGTACCGCCTTCGGCAGCCAGGGTGAGGGATACATAAGGGTAACGTATGCCTGCTCCGACGAGGATATCGACGAAGGTATCAACAGGATGAAAGAAGCCAACCTCGTAAAGTGA
- the rplT gene encoding 50S ribosomal protein L20, producing MRIKRGVASRKRRKRLLKSAKGYWGRRKNNIRRAKETVLRAMAFAFRHRRNKKRDFRKLWIVRINAAVRPYGLSYSSFMGGLKKAGIELDRKSLSEMAIREPESFKAVVDVARSGLN from the coding sequence ATGAGAATAAAAAGAGGGGTAGCATCCAGGAAGAGGAGAAAGAGACTCCTTAAAAGCGCCAAGGGGTACTGGGGCAGAAGGAAGAATAATATCAGGCGCGCCAAGGAAACTGTTCTCCGGGCAATGGCCTTTGCCTTCAGGCACAGACGGAACAAGAAGAGAGACTTCCGGAAGCTCTGGATAGTCAGGATAAACGCGGCGGTAAGGCCGTACGGTTTATCTTACAGCAGCTTCATGGGCGGACTCAAAAAAGCCGGAATCGAGCTCGACAGAAAGTCTCTTTCCGAGATGGCCATCAGGGAGCCCGAGAGCTTTAAGGCCGTGGTAGACGTGGCCAGAAGCGGGCTTAACTGA
- the thrS gene encoding threonine--tRNA ligase: MEEVRITLPDGSEKAFPKGATVGEIINSTGIAKAAIGAKVNGKLADFWYEVDSDAALEPVKQGSEDGLALIRHTAAHVMAEAVQSLFPEAKVTIGPVIENGFYYDFDFPRGFTPEDLEKIEEKMKEIVGRKKPLVRKKVSREEAIKIFTDEGENYKVEIINDLPEADQITIYDQETWHDLCRGPHAPSTGDVKAFKLLTSAGAYWRGNEKNQMLQRIYGTAFWDRKELKAYLDKLEEAKKRDHRKLGKELDLFSIQDETGAGLVLWHPKGSRVRRVIEDFWRKEHERAGYDLLYTPHIAKIDLWKTSGHVDFYRENMYPRMEMENTEYQLKPMNCPFHIMIYKTGVRSYRDLPLRWAEIGTVYRYERSGVLHGLLRVRGFSQDDAHIFCRPDQMESEVIGVLDLTMLFLKTFGFDDYEIYLSTRPEKFVGEVDGWDRATEALRDALDARGLPYEVDEGGGAFYGPKIDLKIKDVLGRAWQCSTVQVDFNLPERFGMAYVGEDNARHRPIMIHRAIFGSMERFFGVLIEHYGGAFPLWLSPVQVRIATIGDEQAGYAEELYQILKEKGIRVETDIRNEKLGLKVREAQLEKIPYLLVVGRNEMETRTVAPRKLGGANMPSATIDEFLAQIAGELDPGTWREAGSRS, translated from the coding sequence AAAGGGCGCTACCGTGGGGGAGATAATAAACTCGACCGGCATAGCGAAAGCCGCCATCGGCGCAAAGGTGAACGGGAAGCTGGCAGACTTCTGGTATGAAGTCGATTCCGACGCCGCGCTCGAGCCTGTTAAGCAGGGCTCCGAGGACGGCCTCGCACTCATAAGGCACACTGCAGCCCACGTTATGGCCGAAGCCGTGCAGTCCCTTTTCCCCGAAGCGAAGGTCACCATAGGCCCCGTCATCGAGAACGGCTTTTACTACGACTTCGACTTCCCGCGCGGCTTTACACCCGAGGACCTCGAAAAGATCGAAGAGAAGATGAAGGAGATAGTGGGCCGGAAGAAGCCTCTCGTAAGGAAAAAGGTTTCGAGGGAAGAGGCGATAAAGATCTTCACCGACGAGGGCGAAAACTATAAAGTCGAAATAATAAACGACCTCCCCGAGGCGGACCAGATAACGATATACGATCAGGAGACCTGGCACGACCTCTGCCGGGGTCCTCACGCCCCGTCTACAGGGGACGTGAAGGCGTTTAAGCTCCTCACTTCCGCCGGGGCCTACTGGAGAGGGAACGAGAAGAACCAGATGCTCCAGCGCATATACGGCACTGCGTTCTGGGACAGAAAGGAGCTCAAGGCCTACCTCGACAAGCTCGAAGAGGCGAAAAAGCGCGACCACCGAAAGCTCGGAAAGGAGCTCGACCTTTTTTCGATACAGGACGAGACCGGCGCGGGACTCGTTCTCTGGCACCCCAAGGGGTCACGGGTGAGGCGAGTCATCGAAGACTTCTGGCGGAAGGAGCACGAGAGGGCGGGATACGACCTTCTCTACACGCCGCACATAGCGAAAATCGACCTCTGGAAGACGAGCGGCCACGTGGACTTTTACAGGGAAAACATGTACCCCCGCATGGAAATGGAGAACACGGAGTATCAGTTAAAGCCGATGAACTGCCCTTTCCATATAATGATTTATAAAACCGGCGTCAGGAGCTACAGGGACCTTCCACTCAGATGGGCAGAGATCGGGACCGTCTACCGTTACGAGCGCTCTGGAGTGCTGCACGGGCTTTTGAGGGTCAGGGGGTTCTCGCAGGACGACGCACACATATTCTGCAGGCCCGACCAGATGGAGAGCGAGGTCATAGGCGTACTCGACCTCACGATGCTATTCTTAAAGACCTTCGGCTTTGACGATTACGAAATATACCTTTCGACGAGGCCCGAAAAGTTTGTCGGGGAAGTGGACGGATGGGACAGGGCGACCGAGGCCCTCCGCGATGCGCTCGACGCCAGGGGGCTTCCCTATGAAGTCGACGAGGGGGGCGGGGCCTTTTACGGACCGAAAATAGACCTTAAAATTAAAGATGTTTTGGGCAGAGCTTGGCAGTGCTCTACAGTTCAGGTAGATTTTAACCTTCCCGAAAGGTTCGGTATGGCCTACGTCGGGGAGGATAACGCCCGGCACAGGCCGATTATGATCCACAGGGCCATATTCGGCTCGATGGAGCGTTTTTTTGGAGTGCTGATAGAGCATTACGGCGGAGCATTCCCGCTCTGGCTCAGCCCGGTACAGGTCAGGATAGCGACCATAGGGGACGAGCAGGCAGGGTATGCCGAGGAGCTCTATCAGATATTAAAGGAGAAAGGCATCAGAGTAGAAACAGATATAAGGAATGAAAAGCTGGGTTTGAAAGTAAGGGAGGCGCAGTTAGAAAAGATTCCGTATTTGCTCGTGGTCGGCAGGAACGAAATGGAGACGCGCACTGTTGCCCCGCGGAAACTCGGGGGAGCTAACATGCCCTCGGCGACGATAGACGAATTCCTCGCACAAATAGCCGGCGAGCTCGATCCCGGCACCTGGAGGGAGGCGGGTAGTCGTTCGTGA
- a CDS encoding TetR/AcrR family transcriptional regulator: protein MGKTQVAKTTRKEEIIRVAANLFSQKSYHDVTMDQIAEKVGVAKGTIYLYFESKENLYLEILEETYEEIETILEREIAKKDPAPKKLRKMLMLIFKFYLENLDVLRILSRDETHLIREHYEFTEHWRVKGVRFYQKILEKGINEGSFRPVNTELTALIIFGLVRSVMFFYHTDKSAAEIAEEVFSMISEGILDPRYEEPASETA, encoded by the coding sequence ATGGGAAAAACTCAGGTAGCGAAAACTACTCGCAAGGAAGAGATTATCAGAGTAGCGGCAAATCTTTTTTCACAGAAGAGCTACCATGACGTAACCATGGACCAGATCGCGGAAAAGGTGGGCGTCGCCAAGGGCACGATCTACCTCTACTTCGAATCGAAGGAAAATCTGTACCTCGAAATACTGGAAGAGACCTACGAAGAAATCGAGACGATCCTGGAAAGGGAAATAGCCAAGAAGGATCCGGCTCCGAAAAAACTCAGAAAAATGCTCATGCTCATATTCAAGTTCTACCTGGAGAATCTGGACGTCCTCAGGATACTCAGCAGGGACGAGACTCACCTCATCAGAGAGCACTACGAATTCACGGAGCATTGGCGCGTGAAAGGCGTCAGGTTTTATCAAAAAATATTGGAAAAGGGTATCAACGAAGGATCGTTCCGGCCGGTCAACACCGAGCTTACCGCACTCATTATCTTCGGTCTCGTTCGGTCGGTAATGTTCTTCTACCATACCGACAAAAGCGCGGCGGAAATCGCCGAGGAGGTTTTTTCGATGATTTCAGAGGGAATCCTGGACCCTCGGTACGAAGAACCCGCTTCGGAGACCGCATAA
- the rpmI gene encoding 50S ribosomal protein L35 yields the protein MPKMKVKTNRGAAKRFKVTGSGKIKRYHGGKSHSNAKKGRKRMRRLVSPDFIEGTAAIRIRSYIPYK from the coding sequence ATGCCAAAAATGAAGGTAAAGACTAACAGGGGCGCCGCGAAGAGGTTTAAGGTCACCGGCTCGGGAAAGATAAAAAGGTACCACGGCGGCAAAAGCCACTCGAACGCCAAGAAGGGCCGGAAGCGCATGAGAAGGCTGGTTTCCCCGGACTTTATAGAAGGGACGGCTGCTATAAGGATAAGGTCTTACATACCTTATAAATAA
- a CDS encoding M48 family metallopeptidase — translation MRDYIVRPLLVLLLLAAHGAALLSCYTAPVTGRSQFILLSQSEENQMGVAAFQEVLKTEKVSTNTKYNQVVTDVGMRIAAVADTPAYQWDFKVIEDNEQINAFALPGGKVAVYTGILPVAQTEAGLATVMAHEVAHVAARHGGERISTDILAQIGAMGVSAALGGSDPYISEAVMQAYGIGVTVGGILPFTRGQEAEADHIGLIYMAKAGYDPREAIAFWERMDAAHKGKPQPPEFLSTHPGYGSRVNNLKQWLPEAIPHYEKAQKAPNNPITK, via the coding sequence ATGAGGGACTATATAGTAAGGCCGCTTCTCGTGCTGCTCCTTTTGGCCGCGCACGGAGCGGCGCTCCTTTCCTGCTACACCGCCCCCGTCACGGGGAGGTCCCAGTTCATTCTCCTCTCCCAGTCCGAAGAGAACCAGATGGGCGTGGCGGCGTTTCAGGAAGTCCTTAAAACCGAGAAGGTATCCACGAACACGAAGTATAACCAGGTCGTGACGGACGTGGGCATGCGCATAGCCGCCGTCGCCGACACCCCCGCCTACCAGTGGGATTTCAAGGTAATAGAAGACAACGAACAGATAAACGCCTTCGCCCTTCCCGGCGGCAAGGTCGCCGTTTACACCGGCATACTGCCCGTAGCGCAAACCGAGGCCGGGCTCGCGACCGTCATGGCGCACGAGGTTGCGCACGTGGCCGCGCGACACGGAGGCGAGAGGATTTCGACCGACATACTGGCGCAGATAGGGGCCATGGGCGTAAGCGCCGCCCTCGGCGGGAGCGATCCTTACATATCCGAGGCGGTAATGCAGGCCTACGGCATCGGGGTCACCGTAGGCGGCATCCTCCCGTTCACGCGCGGGCAGGAGGCCGAAGCCGACCACATAGGCCTCATATACATGGCCAAGGCCGGCTACGATCCCAGGGAAGCCATAGCCTTCTGGGAGCGCATGGACGCCGCCCATAAAGGTAAGCCCCAGCCGCCCGAATTCCTTTCGACGCACCCGGGATACGGCTCGAGGGTAAATAACCTGAAGCAATGGCTGCCCGAGGCTATCCCGCACTACGAAAAGGCCCAAAAGGCCCCGAACAACCCCATAACCAAGTAG
- a CDS encoding endonuclease III domain-containing protein, which produces MSRSERIRRFYDELYKKYGPQGWWPGDSPLECIVGAILTQSTSWKNVEKAISNLKNEGLLTVERLSLVTAEELAALVRSSGYYNQKAIKIKNFISFLTAEYSGSLEEMFAEGKSVLREKLLSVKGIGPETADSIMLYAGGMPVFVVDAYTWRVLSRHGIVPVETSYAEMQEVFTDSLDEDAGMFNEYHALLVRLGKEHCRKSQPVCEGCPLEFDPHFV; this is translated from the coding sequence TTGTCCAGATCCGAGAGGATACGGAGATTCTACGACGAGCTCTACAAAAAATACGGGCCGCAGGGATGGTGGCCCGGGGACTCCCCGCTAGAATGCATAGTCGGGGCTATACTCACACAGAGCACGTCGTGGAAGAACGTCGAAAAAGCGATTTCCAACCTTAAAAACGAGGGTCTGCTTACCGTCGAAAGGTTGAGTCTTGTTACAGCGGAAGAGCTCGCAGCACTTGTACGCTCATCGGGGTATTACAATCAGAAGGCGATCAAAATCAAGAATTTCATCTCGTTTCTCACTGCCGAATACTCCGGAAGCCTCGAAGAGATGTTCGCGGAAGGCAAGTCCGTCCTTAGAGAAAAACTTTTATCCGTAAAGGGCATAGGCCCCGAAACGGCGGACAGCATAATGCTCTACGCGGGCGGCATGCCCGTATTCGTGGTGGATGCATATACCTGGAGAGTATTGTCACGGCACGGGATCGTGCCTGTGGAGACCTCGTACGCGGAGATGCAGGAGGTCTTCACGGATTCACTGGACGAGGACGCCGGGATGTTCAACGAATACCATGCGTTATTAGTGAGACTGGGGAAGGAGCACTGCAGGAAAAGTCAGCCCGTCTGTGAAGGGTGCCCGCTCGAATTCGACCCCCACTTCGTATAA